In Gemmobacter sp. 24YEA27, a genomic segment contains:
- a CDS encoding PC4/YdbC family ssDNA-binding protein, giving the protein MPSSSSAPLPAREYGGHQLFNARVFFEAQDGGMRPGKAGVAFQLDALPEFARAVTAALDEAQVRGLVK; this is encoded by the coding sequence ATGCCTTCATCGTCTTCAGCTCCTCTCCCAGCCAGGGAATACGGCGGGCATCAACTGTTCAATGCCCGCGTGTTCTTTGAGGCGCAGGACGGCGGCATGAGGCCGGGCAAGGCCGGTGTGGCCTTCCAGCTTGATGCGCTACCCGAGTTCGCCCGCGCCGTGACCGCTGCGCTTGATGAGGCACAGGTGCGAGGGCTTGTGAAGTGA
- a CDS encoding transposase, with translation MSGFIEGIARGQTVLFPDRLEDWIDEDHLVRVVDFFVEELNLVDLGFVRAAHARTGRPGYHPSVLLKLFIYGYLNRIPSSRRLEREAGRNVELMWLTGRLVPDHKTIADFRRDNGPGIRRTCAQFVELCRRIGVLKGACVAIDGSKFRAVNSRDRNFTKGKIASRIAHLEADVERYIAEMVRVDRQEEGEVRAEKVAHLAKRYGRVRQHIQHLQELDRALASAPDGQISLTDPDARAMATSARNSGKVGYNVQTAVDTETHLIVAQDVTNQGHDRDLLVPMARQDVFDYIEMFYNPKRKHARNGMLSPPEFERQQKMRRERI, from the coding sequence ATGTCGGGTTTCATCGAAGGTATCGCACGCGGTCAGACGGTCCTGTTTCCGGACCGTCTCGAAGATTGGATCGATGAGGACCATCTGGTCCGTGTGGTCGATTTCTTCGTTGAGGAACTCAACCTTGTTGACCTGGGGTTCGTGCGCGCTGCCCATGCCCGCACGGGTCGCCCCGGTTACCATCCTTCTGTTCTGCTCAAGCTGTTCATCTACGGCTACCTCAACCGGATTCCGTCGAGCCGAAGGTTGGAGCGAGAGGCCGGGCGCAATGTCGAGCTGATGTGGCTGACGGGGCGCCTGGTTCCCGACCACAAGACCATCGCCGATTTCCGTCGCGACAACGGCCCCGGCATCCGCCGCACCTGCGCCCAGTTCGTGGAACTCTGCCGGCGCATCGGTGTGCTGAAGGGCGCATGCGTTGCCATCGACGGCAGCAAGTTCCGGGCGGTGAACTCCCGCGACCGGAACTTCACCAAAGGCAAGATCGCCAGCCGCATCGCCCATCTGGAGGCGGACGTAGAACGCTACATTGCGGAGATGGTCCGCGTTGATCGGCAGGAAGAAGGCGAGGTTCGGGCCGAGAAGGTCGCGCACTTGGCCAAACGTTACGGCCGCGTGCGGCAGCACATCCAGCATCTGCAGGAGTTGGATCGGGCCTTGGCCAGTGCTCCGGACGGCCAGATCTCCCTGACCGATCCTGACGCCCGCGCTATGGCAACCAGTGCCCGTAACAGTGGGAAGGTTGGCTACAATGTTCAGACCGCCGTCGATACCGAAACGCATCTGATCGTCGCGCAGGATGTCACTAACCAAGGCCATGATCGCGACCTGTTGGTGCCGATGGCAAGGCAGGACGTGTTCGATTACATCGAGATGTTCTACAATCCAAAGCGCAAACATGCGAGGAACGGGATGCTGTCGCCCCCCGAGTTCGAACGGCAGCAGAAGATGAGACGTGAACGCATCTAA
- a CDS encoding AlpA family transcriptional regulator has translation MLEKHHRMPAVVEATGLSRTTLYEMMKEGTFPKPVKLSSRAIAWPESVLKTWMEERANLSA, from the coding sequence ATGCTTGAGAAGCACCACAGAATGCCCGCCGTGGTCGAGGCGACCGGCCTGAGCCGCACCACGCTGTACGAAATGATGAAGGAGGGCACGTTCCCGAAGCCGGTCAAGCTGTCGTCGCGGGCAATCGCCTGGCCGGAAAGCGTCCTGAAAACGTGGATGGAGGAACGGGCAAACCTGTCCGCGTAA